One window of the Eucalyptus grandis isolate ANBG69807.140 chromosome 8, ASM1654582v1, whole genome shotgun sequence genome contains the following:
- the LOC104456175 gene encoding LOW QUALITY PROTEIN: UDP-glycosyltransferase 74E2 (The sequence of the model RefSeq protein was modified relative to this genomic sequence to represent the inferred CDS: inserted 2 bases in 1 codon) produces the protein MDNQKNERILKPTHVLVLTFPAQGHINPMVEFSKRLASKGLNVALIIPISEPSKSLHSTNHGTSSIKIEQISDGFEGVYTDELSLDVYFELFTVSVSKSLTNFIERHQSSQDNPAKVLVYDSVMPWALDIAIQHGMHGASFFTQSCTVGAIYHHVHRGTLKFPLEDSRGQGHDSVPPVISNLSLNDLPSFVVDVDAYPALVKLVLGQFSNVMRANWRLFNTFAELEVEVVKWMGSQCPLLTVGPTVPSMYLDKRIQHDKDYGLSLFKPNDAETCIEWLDSKDADSVVYVSFGSLASLGEEQMEEIAIGLKRMKGNFLWVVXASEEKKLPCNFLQDMELLDGKGLVVKWCDQLQVLSHGSVGCFMTHCGWNSTMEGVSLGVPMVVMPQWTDQPTNAAFITEVWKVGLRVRVNEKGIVTSEEIESCVNEVMGGERGKEIKANSLKWRERARIAMEEGGSSDNNISDFAKNIIEMYKQ, from the exons ATGGACAATCAGAAAAACGAGAGGATCCTCAAACCAACCCATGTTCTTGTTCTCACTTTCCCCGCACAAGGTCACATAAACCCTATGGTCGAGTTCTCGAAACGCTTAGCCTCAAAGGGTCTCAACGTTGCCCTCATAATCCCCATCTCTGAACCTTCCAAGTCCCTCCATTCGACAAACCACGGAACGAGTTCAATCAAGATCGAGCAAATATCTGACGGGTTCGAGGGCGTGTACACCGACGAGCTGAGCCTGGATGTCTACTTTGAACTTTTCACAGTTTCGGTCTCAAAGAGTCTGACCAATTTCATCGAACGACATCAATCTTCTCAAGATAATCCAGCGAAAGTTCTGGTGTATGACTCGGTCATGCCTTGGGCTCTTGACATAGCGATACAACACGGCATGCACGGAGCTTCGTTCTTCACTCAGTCTTGCACAGTTGGGGCCATTTATCACCATGTTCACCGAGGAACGCTAAAGTTCCCCCTAGAAGATTCACGAGGACAGGGACATGATTCTGTCCCTCCGGTCATCTCGAATTTGAGTTTGAACGATCTTCCTTCGTTCGTGGTCGATGTTGATGCATATCCTGCGCTTGTGAAACTCGTGCTGGGCCAGTTCTCCAACGTGATGAGAGCTAACTGGCGCTTGTTTAATACCTTCGCGGAGCTCGAGGTTGAG GTGGTAAAGTGGATGGGGAGTCAATGCCCACTGCTCACTGTAGGACCAACGGTCCCATCTATGTACCTGGACAAGAGAATCCAACACGACAAAGATTACGGACTCAGCCTCTTCAAGCCTAACGATGCTGAGACATGCATCGAGTGGCTTGACTCGAAGGATGCCGACTCGGTCGTTTACGTATCATTCGGAAGCTTGGCTTCCCTTGGAGAAGAGCAAATGGAGGAAATAGCGATCGGACTCAAGAGGATGAAGGGCAACTTCCTGTGGGTGGT AGCGTCTGAAGAGAAGAAGCTCCCATGCAATTTCTTGCAAGATATGGAGTTACTAGATGGTAAGGGTTTGGTGGTGAAGTGGTGTGATCAACTCCAAGTGCTGAGCCACGGCTCAGTGGGTTGCTTCATGACTCACTGCGGATGGAACTCGACTATGGAAGGGGTGAGCTTGGGCGTCCCCATGGTGGTGATGCCTCAGTGGACTGACCAGCCGACAAATGCGGCATTCATCACGGAGGTGTGGAAGGTCGGTCTCAGGGTTAGGGTGAACGAGAAAGGGATTGTGACCAGTGAAGAGATCGAAAGTTGTGTAAACGAGGTcatgggaggagagagagggaaagagatcAAAGCAAATTCGTTGAAGTGGAGAGAGAGGGCGAGAATCGCTATGGAAGAAGGCGGGAGCTCTGACAACAACATCAGCGATTTTGCAAAGAACATAATTGAGATGTACAAGCAATAG